The following nucleotide sequence is from Dehalogenimonas formicexedens.
CAGGAAGATCAGACGGAACATGTAGAAGGCGGTCAGGAATACGGTTACGAGCGCGAAAATCATCAGAATGGGCTGCGTTGAAGACCCGGCGACTATCTCGTCCTTGCTGAAAAAACCGGATAATGGCCAAATACCTGCCATTGAGAGGGAGGCGACGACCATTGTCCAATACGTCTTTGGCAATTTGCTTTTCAGACCGCCCATCTGACGGAGATCGAACGTCCCAGTGGAGTGATTGACAGAGCCGGAACCGAGAAACAGCAGGCTTTTGAAGAAGGCGTGGTTCATCAGGTGGAACATGGCGATGGCAATGCCGCCGGTGCCCAATCCGAGCATCATGTATCCGAGTTGCGAGATTGTTGAATAAGCCAGGACCCGTTTCATGTCGTGCATAACGAGTCCCATGCTGGCCGCGAAAATGGCGGTGATTCCGCCAATCACCGCAACTGTCATCAATGCGGTGGCGGAGTGTTCGAACAACGGGTACGTCCGGGCTACCAGAAATACCCCGGCCGCGACCATCGTAGCCGCGTGGATCAGAGCTGAAACGGGTGTCGGACCTTCCATGGCATCCGGCAGCCAGACGTGAAGCGGGAACTGGGCGCTTTTACCCATGGCGCCGAGGAAAATACCCAGAGCCGCCCAGGTGATAATCCCTCCGGCCAGAACGCCCGCGATTGCTAAGTTATTTAGCTCCCGAATATCCAGCGTTCCGGCGTTGGCAAAAAGGACGAGAATCGCCGCCAGAAAACCGAAATCGCCGATCCTGGTGACAATGAAGGCTTTTTTAGCCGCTGCCGCCGCGGCGGGGCGCTGAAACCAGAATCCGATAAGCAGGTATGAACACAAGCCCACCAATTCCCAGAACATGAAGGTGACGAAGAGGTTGTCCGACAAGACCAGACCTATCATCGAGGCGCTGAAAAGAGAAAGGACGGCGAAATATCGCTCGAATCCTGGGTCTTCAGCCATGTATCCCATTGAGTAGATATTGACCATTAGGGCGACCGCGGTAATGACTACCAGCATGACGGCGGTCAGGCTGTCGAGGATAATGCCGGGCTGAATCTGGAGACTCCCGATGGAGAGCCAGTTCAACGGGGACATGGTGATCTCATGATGAGGAGATTGTATTACTCCGGCGAGTGCCCAGGCCGAAAGAGCCAGGCATATTCCGGCCGCCAGAATACCAATGTAACCGCTGACCTCAGGCCGGGTTTTTAAAAACGGTTTAACGATGAGCGCGATCAATGCGAACGCCAACAGAGGCAGCCCAAAGATCGCCCAAATAAAGAACGGTGTGATCAAACCGCCGGCTCCAATTTCACCATTTCATTAGATCGATCTTCGTGGCGTCGATGCTATCCCTGCTGCGGTAGATCGACATAATTATCGCCAGGGCGACAGTGGCTTCCGCCGCCGCGACCACGATGATGAAGATCGCAAAAACTTGGCCGGTCAGCAGGTCGGGCGCTACGAAACGCGAGAAGGCTACCATGGCGATGGCTGCCGCATTCAGCATCAATTCGATGCACATGAGAATGACGACGGCACTTTTCTTGGAAAGTGCGCCCCAGAGGCCGATACCGAAAAGCACCGCCGAAAGGACAAGATAATGGTTCAGTCCAATTTCCACTATTTGTCCCTCACCAAAATAATCGCGCCGATGATGGTGGTTAAAAGGAGCACCGCCGCCATCTCAAGGGGAAGCATGAAATGTTCGGGTGAAAAGAGCAGGTTCGCCAACAACGGAGTTGTGGGGTCTGCGGGAGGCGCTTGTGATACCGGCCAATCCGTATTGATAGCGGTAACGATGAGTGAAACGGAAACAAAACCGCTGGCTACCAGGGCAGGTATCCCAAGTTTATTGGTCAGGCTACCCAAAGTTATTTCCCGTGTCAGCATGATCGCCAGAATGATAAGCACCGAAATCGCCCCGACATATATCAGCACCTGGATCGCAGCGAGGAAGTCTGCCGATAGACTGGCAAACAGTCCGGCAATCAGGAAGAAGCAAAAGACCAGCATGAGCGATGCGCGAAAAATATTTTTAAGTAGAACCACAGCTAAAGCGCTGACGATAATGCCAACCGAAAAAAGCAGAAAAGCGGCAACCATTATCTTTCGCCCTTCCGTTTCAGGTCTTCCAGGTAGCTTGTCTGGTTGATCAACAGAGTTTGCTGCTTGAGGTTGGCTTCGACTTCAGGACGGTAGTACCCGGAGCGGGGGCGGGCAACATCATCCACCAGCAACGCATCATTAGATCTGACCAGTTCGATACAGCGACCATCCGACGGGGTGCTGCCCGTTTTCGATTCTTTTGCCGATGAACAGTGATAGGTTGTATTTGCGTAATTATAACCGAGGTAAATCGAGATTCCGGTGGGGCAAGCCTCGATGCACAAACCGCAGAATATGCACAAACCGAAATCAATTGTAAAATCATCGGTCTTGAGCTTTTTATCTTCACCTCGGGAGACTGCCATGGATATGCACCCCACGGGGCATGCGCGCTCGCAAGCCCGGCAGGAGATGCAGCTTGAGCGGTCCCAGATAATATCCGTGCCCCTTAACCGTTGCGACATGACCAATTTCTGCTCAGGATACTGAACCGTGATCCACTTGCGTCCCAGGTGCTTAGCGGTTACATCAAGGCCACGGAGGAGCCCCTCGCCAAAGTGTTTAAACGATGACATGGCCGCCTCCGGTCCGGAACTGACGGCTGGCGCCGATGATAAGTATAAAAGCGAGAGCAAAATTCAAAGGTACCGCCAGCCAAACCTTGTCGTTGAGCCCGGTCAACACAAGGATGGCGGTCAGCACCAGGTTGAGCATAGCTAGCGGTAACAGAAATTTCCAGCCGAAAGCCATGACCTGGTCGATCCTAAGCCGGGGAAAGGTTGCCCGGACCCACATTATGAACGTAAAAACGGCGACGATCTTGATCAACAGCCAGACGAAACCAGGCAATAACGGTCCTGCCCAGCCTCCCAAGAACAGGGTGCTGGCGATAGCCGAAACCGATAGGGTTTCTGCATATTCCGTGAGGTAGAAAAGGCCGAACTTCATCCCCGAATATTCGGTCTGGAACCCCGCGATGATTTCCGAGTCCGCCTCCAGGAGATCGAAGGGAGTACGATTTATCTCAGCCATGGCGGCGGTCATATAGATCAAAAAGCCCAGGGGCTGCAGCAAGATAAACGGGACGTTCTGGGCTTTGACGATATCATTTAACGAAAGAGAGCCGGCCAGCATCACAGCTCCTAATATCGAAAGCACCAGGGGGATCTCATAGCTGACTTCCTGGGCTATGGTGCGCATGGCGCCCAGAAGGGAATATTTGTTGGAAGAAGACCAGCCGGCCATGAAGATCCCGATGACTACAATTGAGCTTACCGACATGATATACAAAATGCCGATGTTGAGGTTTGCCAGTAATGCTCCATCACCAAACGGGATGACGGCGAATACCGCCAGCGCTGGAACGAACGCGATGAGGGGAGCGAGGAAATGGACCGGCTTATCCGCCAGCGCCGGCACTATATCTTCTTTAAGAAGTACCTTAACGGCGTCAGCCACCGGTTGGAGCAACCCAAACGGACCCGCCCTGTTCGGTCCGGGGCGGATCTGAAAGCGTCCCAGGCCGCGGCGCTCGTACCAGATGAAAAACAGCACTCCGCTGATGACAAAGATGAAAATAATCACGGTGAACACGGCAAAGTGGAGCCAGTCCATGTTACCTGTCCACCTCGCCCATAACAATATCGATGCTGCCGAAAATGGCCATCAGGTCGGCGACCTTCCAACCGAGGAGCATCTCCCGGATGACCGTCAAGTTTATCAGGCTTGGAGCGCGGACGTGCCAGCGGTACGGATTCTCGGTGCCGTCAGAGGCAACGAAGAAACCCAGTTCGCCTTTAGGACCCTCAACGGCGGCGTACGTTTCCGATCCTGCCGGAGGTCTCACAAGTTTGGATACCTTAGCAAGAGTCTCGCCCTCAGGCAATTGGCTGACAGCCTGTTTCAATATCCGGACGCTTTGGCGGATTTCTTCCAGCCGTACAATGTAACGGTCGTATGTGTCGCCCGTTTCACCGGTCGGGATATCGAACTCGAACCGTTCATATATGGAGTATGGTTGATCTTTGCGAAGGTCCCATCTCACGCCGCTGCCCCGAAGCACGGGACCGGCAGCCGAAGCGTTGATGGCCAATTCCCGCGGCAGGATGCCGACGCCTTTGGCCCTGACCAGGGCAATCTCATTGGTTGAAATGAGCTTGTCATATTCGTCAACATAGCCGGGCAACTGGCCCAGGAGTTTGTTCAAAGCCGGCAGGAAATCTCTTGGAAGGTCCATCGATACGCCGCCGAAACGCATGTAGTTGTAGTTGAGCCGCTGGCCGCAGACCATATCGAAAAGCTCAACGATCTTCTCGCGTTCCCTGAACATATAGAGAAGAGGGGTCATGAATGCGCCGATATCGTTAAGGAAGAAACCTATGCCAGCCAGGTGACTGGCAATCCGCTGAAGTTCAGACATGATAACCCTGATGTATTCGGCTCTTTCGGGGACCTTGACCCCCATCAGGTTCTCGACAGCCATGCAATAGGCATGGTTATTGATCATTGAAGACAGATAATCAAGCCGGTCGGTGAGCGGAATGTTTTTAGTGTAGTTTCGTCCTTCGGCGATTTTTTCCATGCCCCTGTGAAGGTACCCGAAGATTGGTTCGACGTCGGTTATCACCTCGCCATCTAGAGTCAACCGGAAACGGAACACTCCATGGGTACTCGGGTGTTGCGGGCCGATATTAATGACATATTGTTCGGTCTTAAGCGTCACGGTTTACCCAGTCCTTTCGAAGGGGGTAACCGGGGAAACCCTCCCAGAGAAATATGCGCTTAAGATTGGGGTGGCCGGTGAATTCAATTCCCATCAGGTCAAAAATTTCACGCTCTTGAAAGTCGGCACCTCGCCATACCGAGGTGACGGATGGCAGCGATGGAGTATTCCGGTCGTCCAGATCAGTTCTGAAGGTAAGCCGGTGCTTTTTAGCCAGGGAAGTCAGGTGATAAACAACTGTGAAATGAGTTTTATGATCTATTCCTGTTATCGAATTCAGGTAATCCAGTGAAAGATCTGGATCCTCTTTAAGAAATAAAGCGATATCCGCAAGATGTTCACGATGAACCATCAGCCTTTTGTCGTCCGCTGCAACCGAACCCTCACCGAAACGCTCGATAATCCGCCGGGAGACGGGAATGAAATCCAGGTTTTTCACTATTCCCCGGCCTTCCTGGTAGGATGCATCTTCTCGATCTTATCGTGGATGTCGGTAACGGCTTTGATCAGCGCTTCCGGCCGGGGCGGGCAACCGGGGACATAAACATCGATAGGGACGACCTTATTGAAACCCGGTAATACCGAATACGACCCCTTAAAAATTCCTCCCGAGGTGCCGCAAGCGCCCATGGCCAGCACCCATTTGGGTTCAGGCATCTGGTCGTAGATACGCCGGAGCCAGGGGGCCATTTTCCAGGTCAACGTTCCCGCCACAATCATGAGGTCGGCTTGCCTTGGCGAGGCCCGGAAAATCTCCATCCCGAACCGGGCGAGGTCGAATCTGGATGCGGCTGTACACATCATTTCGATGGCGCAACAGGCCAACCCGAAGGTCACCGGCCAGACCGAAGAACGCCGAGACCAATTGATAATTTTATCAACGCTGGTGAGCAGGACATTCTGAGGCAGGGGCGGCGCGTTTATCCAATCAATAGGATCCGCAATCGGTTCCTGGTGGCCGGCGTAGAATGCTTCGATCTCGCCACCCTCCCGGATGTCCATATCCATTGCTGAATATATCCCGCGATGAGTGGGGTCTATTGCCATTCCAGTGCCTTCTTTTTCCAGGCGTATACGTAGCCGACCGTAATGATAAACAGAAAGAAAACGATAACAAAAAAGGCCGGCGCGCCCAGTTCGCCGAGGTTCGCCGCCCACGGATACAGGAAGACAGCCAAAACGTCGACGACTATGAGCATCAAAGCGAAGATATAGTAGCGGAAATTGAATTGGACCCAGCTGCGGCCGGTAGTTTCCATGCCGCATTCGTATGTTTCCTGTTTGACCTTAGATGGTTTCTTAGGAACGACCCCAAGACGCGTCAAAACAATGGGGATACCCAGGGTTACCAGAATAAAAGCCGCCCCGATTATGAGGAAGAGCCCGACGTAGCTGAATTGAGTTAGCACAGGCCTTCGACCTCCGGGATAACTAGTACTAAGACTAAAGTATTAAGACAGTATATCTTATCCAGGCAATATCGAGCAATATTCTTTGCGATAGGTTTTAGAACGCAGAGCTAAACGGCTCCAGGTAACTATGCTTTATTGCATTAGCATACCTGTTATAGAGCCCTGAAGCAATAGGACGGAATGGACCGAATGGTTTAACCCACCGGAATGACGATAATTCTTGAGTGGCTGATTACCTCATTCCCGCGGTTGCCTGGTACTGAAGCAATTTCTGGAGTTTTTCAGGATGACTGCTCTTGAGCAGGGCCTCTTCCTTGGATATCAAGTTCTTACGTAAAAGCTCGGTCAGCGACTGATCCAGAGTTTGCATCCCATCCTTGCCGGATAATTGGATGACGTTGGTGATTTCGTGGGTTTTTTGTTCACGGATCAGGTTGCGGACGGCGGGGGTTGCCGTCATTACTTCAAATGCGGGCACACGCCCTTTGGCGTTCAGCCGGGGAACGAGGGTCTGGACAAGCACCGCCTCAATAACCTGGCTGAATTGGAGCCGAATCTGTTGTTGTTGATTGGGCGGAAAGATATCAATAACGCGGTCGACTGTCTGAGCCGCATCGGTGGTATGCAGAGTGCCGACTACCAGGTGGCCGGTCTCCGCCGCGGCAATGGCAGTCGATATTGTCTCCAGATCTCGCATTTCGCCAACCACGATAACGTCCGGATCGTGCCGGAGGGCATGTTTCAGGGCGACAGCAAAGGCTTTGGTATCATCGCCAAGATCACGTTGCGCTATCAGGCACCTTTTGTTGGAATGGAGGTATTCAATGGGATCTTCGATAGTTATCACGTTTCTGGAAGCGTTCTGGTTAAGGTAATCTACCATCGCGGCCATAGTGGTGGACTTGCCTGATCCGGTGGGGCCGCAGACCAGTATCATGCCGCGGGGTTTCACAATAAGCTCTTTGCAGATCATAGGAACGCCGAGTTTTTCCATCGATAAAATCTGAAACGGAACCTGCCGGAAAGCCATAGAGAGGGTGCCTCTCTGGCGCATCACACTCACCCGGAAGCGGGCTAATCCGACGACGCTGTAGGCAAAATCGAGTTCCTTTTCACGAAGAAAGGTCTCTTTCTGTTCCGGTTTGGTGATCTCGTCCAGGACGCCTTCAAGATCGGAGGTTTTTAGAGGAGGAAACTCATCACGGATAACCAATTCACCATCGATTCGCAGAACCGGCGGACTGGGGACTCTCAGGTGCAAGTCAGAACCACCGAGGTCAACCAGCAATTTTAACCATTCGTCAATTTGAGACATGGCGTTTCTCCCCAAATACCTTAATCGCCGGCTGAGGCGCCGTCGACCCGGTTAGCTTCCGCTTTAAGAAGTTCGGCTTCGGCTTCAGTAAACAGCCGCCATCCGCGTCTATCACGGGCAACCGCTGCCCCGAGCAGGTCGTTTTTCAACCAGCGGAACAGGGTTGTCCGGCTGATGCCTGCCAATTCGCAAACTTCAGCGGTGCGGTAGTATGTGGTGCCTTTTAATTGAAGTGACATAATTCAAAACCTGCACGGCTATATTCGGGTATACTTTAGCGCAGGATACAACTCTCGTAAATGGGTATATAGTCATGTCAGGCATGACCGATAGTACTAAAGGTGTTTTAGTCGTACCGTACCTTGAACGCCGACGCGGTCCCCGACAATGATTATAGCGCCAGTTACCCCGTCAACCTCGGAAGCTAGTTCCAACCCCTTTTCGATATCGGCTGCAGTTTGAACGATATTGGCGCAGGCTGTTGCTACCGCGTCTGCGAGGGTTGCCGAAGGGGCGATAATAGTCACGGCATCGGCTTTTCCAAAGGACAGCGAATGGCCTACGGTGCCCGAGGAAGTGCAGACGCCGCACGGATAATCGTTCGGAGCAATTTGGATCCCCAGCTTGCCCGAAAGCGGCGAAAGGCCGGCGTAAATGCCGATCAGCCGTTCCTGTGTCGATCTGAGATAGATATCGCCGCCGTTTTCGATGATCACGTCGGGGGAATATTTCGAGAGTTCTTCGCCGACGTATTCGGCAACGGCGCCGGCCACCGATGCCATGGGACCAACGCCGGCTTTACCGGCGGCCGCCGCCATGTCCCGGATAATCAGCGGGGCATCTGCTTCGACCTCGACCGGCTTCAAGGATGTCAGGAATGTCGGGTGGCCGTCAACGTACTTCTCGAGAATCGAACGATATTTCAGTACCAGCTTCCGGGCTTTGCGTTCTAAATCACTTTTGGCGCTGATGAACAGGTTGGTTTCTTTGACGCTGACGGTGAAAGAAACCAGATCGGCGCTTTCATGGCACTTACGGTACGTGCGAGGCTGGTACAAGCGATTTTCCTAATCCAATATGGGTATGAAACGGCGGGAAGAAATCCTAAAAGTGCAGTTCCATCGACCTCGAAGGACAGGAGAGAATGCACATGCCGCAGACAACACATTTTTCCTCGTCGAAAGTGATGTCTCGGCTGATGGAATCGACGGAAAAAGCCTGGGCCGGGCAAATGGTTACGCAAGCCCCGCAGTCCGTGCAGCGAGCTTCATTACGGGTGACCTCGCGGCACAGAGTGTCGATGATCAGTCCGGTTTTGGTCAGATATTCGATGCCTTTATCAAAATCGGCGCGTTCACCCCGAAGTTCCAAGACCATATGGCCTTCCTCGCTACTGATGGTAGCCTTCAGGATGTTTAACTCAAGGTTATAATCCTTGATCAGATGATAGACCACCGGCCGGTCGACCAAGTGTCGAGGAAACCTCAGCGAAATCTTTTTATTGGTAATAGTCATCGTCAACCACCGCTACCGTTAATCGGACGTTCATTAAGCAACTTGAATTTAACGCCGCTTTCAACCCCCGGCAGGCTGGCCACCGGTTGGGTGAGTTCGAATTTACCGCCTGATATCCATTCCTTCAGGGTCGTAGCAATCTCCCGGGCGCGCGGGTAACTGGAGAGAGATGCCGACGGCACCTTGCGGCCGTTTATCATTACGTTTCCGGTGCGAAGTTCACCGTAAGAGACCTCAGCGACGATGTCAGGCTTAACGTTGGGATAAGCGCCGGAGTAATCGATCACGGCGGCAAATATTTCGTCGTCGGTGACGGTTGTATGCCTTAGAATGTCCTCGTCCAGAATCGGTATCGGGACCCCGAGGCCCACCGAGATCGTCACGCCATAACCCAACATACTGGTTCCCATCAGGTAGCGGGAATTCATCTGCTTCAAGTCGCCGATGACCGCCAGGGTTCCAGAGCCTCGCTTGGGGACTCCGGTTTCGGTCCGCGGCACTCCGGGGTTGAACTGGGTGCCCTGCCAGGCGATAAAGCCTTCACCGCCGCCAAGAAATATCTTAGTTCCAATGCCGATCGTCTTATAATAGGGGTCGTTCAACAATGGCGAAAGCTGGCCGGCGCTGCAGTAGTTGACGTTGCCCATGTTCGGCTTCAGGGTGCCCATGTAGGTGTAGATAGCTTTATCTGACAGGTTTACCGCAACATTGTAATTTTGGTACGAGTTGCGCATGTTGAACAGCACTGCTTCGTTTAAGTCTTTTATGTTTATCCAGGTCTCGAGCTTTTTGCGCGGGTAGCAGTCGGTCCCGTAGGCGGTGGCGACCA
It contains:
- the nuoL gene encoding NADH-quinone oxidoreductase subunit L; the encoded protein is MITPFFIWAIFGLPLLAFALIALIVKPFLKTRPEVSGYIGILAAGICLALSAWALAGVIQSPHHEITMSPLNWLSIGSLQIQPGIILDSLTAVMLVVITAVALMVNIYSMGYMAEDPGFERYFAVLSLFSASMIGLVLSDNLFVTFMFWELVGLCSYLLIGFWFQRPAAAAAAKKAFIVTRIGDFGFLAAILVLFANAGTLDIRELNNLAIAGVLAGGIITWAALGIFLGAMGKSAQFPLHVWLPDAMEGPTPVSALIHAATMVAAGVFLVARTYPLFEHSATALMTVAVIGGITAIFAASMGLVMHDMKRVLAYSTISQLGYMMLGLGTGGIAIAMFHLMNHAFFKSLLFLGSGSVNHSTGTFDLRQMGGLKSKLPKTYWTMVVASLSMAGIWPLSGFFSKDEIVAGSSTQPILMIFALVTVFLTAFYMFRLIFLAFHGTYRGQGHPHKPPAVMTTPLIILAVPAAFSGFINLTGGFDGLFGHGETYSPLEGLFGVFKEPVTWISLLLAVSGIFLAYSIYLKGWLSAENISRRFGALYELVRRKYFFDELYEKIIGELLLLRGVFTGFQYFDSRLLDNGLNTIIVENVITRSLFGRFKYFDEKAVDGAVDAVADNTIAAGSRLRRLQTGRLQTYGLFIAFGIMAIVVVVFLAG
- the nuoK gene encoding NADH-quinone oxidoreductase subunit NuoK, with amino-acid sequence MGLNHYLVLSAVLFGIGLWGALSKKSAVVILMCIELMLNAAAIAMVAFSRFVAPDLLTGQVFAIFIIVVAAAEATVALAIIMSIYRSRDSIDATKIDLMKW
- a CDS encoding NADH-quinone oxidoreductase subunit J family protein; this encodes MVAAFLLFSVGIIVSALAVVLLKNIFRASLMLVFCFFLIAGLFASLSADFLAAIQVLIYVGAISVLIILAIMLTREITLGSLTNKLGIPALVASGFVSVSLIVTAINTDWPVSQAPPADPTTPLLANLLFSPEHFMLPLEMAAVLLLTTIIGAIILVRDK
- a CDS encoding NuoI/complex I 23 kDa subunit family protein; amino-acid sequence: MSSFKHFGEGLLRGLDVTAKHLGRKWITVQYPEQKLVMSQRLRGTDIIWDRSSCISCRACERACPVGCISMAVSRGEDKKLKTDDFTIDFGLCIFCGLCIEACPTGISIYLGYNYANTTYHCSSAKESKTGSTPSDGRCIELVRSNDALLVDDVARPRSGYYRPEVEANLKQQTLLINQTSYLEDLKRKGER
- the nuoH gene encoding NADH-quinone oxidoreductase subunit NuoH, with amino-acid sequence MDWLHFAVFTVIIFIFVISGVLFFIWYERRGLGRFQIRPGPNRAGPFGLLQPVADAVKVLLKEDIVPALADKPVHFLAPLIAFVPALAVFAVIPFGDGALLANLNIGILYIMSVSSIVVIGIFMAGWSSSNKYSLLGAMRTIAQEVSYEIPLVLSILGAVMLAGSLSLNDIVKAQNVPFILLQPLGFLIYMTAAMAEINRTPFDLLEADSEIIAGFQTEYSGMKFGLFYLTEYAETLSVSAIASTLFLGGWAGPLLPGFVWLLIKIVAVFTFIMWVRATFPRLRIDQVMAFGWKFLLPLAMLNLVLTAILVLTGLNDKVWLAVPLNFALAFILIIGASRQFRTGGGHVIV
- a CDS encoding NADH-quinone oxidoreductase subunit D is translated as MTLKTEQYVINIGPQHPSTHGVFRFRLTLDGEVITDVEPIFGYLHRGMEKIAEGRNYTKNIPLTDRLDYLSSMINNHAYCMAVENLMGVKVPERAEYIRVIMSELQRIASHLAGIGFFLNDIGAFMTPLLYMFREREKIVELFDMVCGQRLNYNYMRFGGVSMDLPRDFLPALNKLLGQLPGYVDEYDKLISTNEIALVRAKGVGILPRELAINASAAGPVLRGSGVRWDLRKDQPYSIYERFEFDIPTGETGDTYDRYIVRLEEIRQSVRILKQAVSQLPEGETLAKVSKLVRPPAGSETYAAVEGPKGELGFFVASDGTENPYRWHVRAPSLINLTVIREMLLGWKVADLMAIFGSIDIVMGEVDR
- a CDS encoding NADH-quinone oxidoreductase subunit C → MKNLDFIPVSRRIIERFGEGSVAADDKRLMVHREHLADIALFLKEDPDLSLDYLNSITGIDHKTHFTVVYHLTSLAKKHRLTFRTDLDDRNTPSLPSVTSVWRGADFQEREIFDLMGIEFTGHPNLKRIFLWEGFPGYPLRKDWVNRDA
- a CDS encoding NADH-quinone oxidoreductase subunit B; the protein is MAIDPTHRGIYSAMDMDIREGGEIEAFYAGHQEPIADPIDWINAPPLPQNVLLTSVDKIINWSRRSSVWPVTFGLACCAIEMMCTAASRFDLARFGMEIFRASPRQADLMIVAGTLTWKMAPWLRRIYDQMPEPKWVLAMGACGTSGGIFKGSYSVLPGFNKVVPIDVYVPGCPPRPEALIKAVTDIHDKIEKMHPTRKAGE
- a CDS encoding NADH-quinone oxidoreductase subunit A encodes the protein MLTQFSYVGLFLIIGAAFILVTLGIPIVLTRLGVVPKKPSKVKQETYECGMETTGRSWVQFNFRYYIFALMLIVVDVLAVFLYPWAANLGELGAPAFFVIVFFLFIITVGYVYAWKKKALEWQ
- a CDS encoding type IV pilus twitching motility protein PilT, producing the protein MSQIDEWLKLLVDLGGSDLHLRVPSPPVLRIDGELVIRDEFPPLKTSDLEGVLDEITKPEQKETFLREKELDFAYSVVGLARFRVSVMRQRGTLSMAFRQVPFQILSMEKLGVPMICKELIVKPRGMILVCGPTGSGKSTTMAAMVDYLNQNASRNVITIEDPIEYLHSNKRCLIAQRDLGDDTKAFAVALKHALRHDPDVIVVGEMRDLETISTAIAAAETGHLVVGTLHTTDAAQTVDRVIDIFPPNQQQQIRLQFSQVIEAVLVQTLVPRLNAKGRVPAFEVMTATPAVRNLIREQKTHEITNVIQLSGKDGMQTLDQSLTELLRKNLISKEEALLKSSHPEKLQKLLQYQATAGMR
- a CDS encoding MerR family transcriptional regulator; this encodes MSLQLKGTTYYRTAEVCELAGISRTTLFRWLKNDLLGAAVARDRRGWRLFTEAEAELLKAEANRVDGASAGD
- a CDS encoding UPF0280 family protein, with the translated sequence MYQPRTYRKCHESADLVSFTVSVKETNLFISAKSDLERKARKLVLKYRSILEKYVDGHPTFLTSLKPVEVEADAPLIIRDMAAAAGKAGVGPMASVAGAVAEYVGEELSKYSPDVIIENGGDIYLRSTQERLIGIYAGLSPLSGKLGIQIAPNDYPCGVCTSSGTVGHSLSFGKADAVTIIAPSATLADAVATACANIVQTAADIEKGLELASEVDGVTGAIIIVGDRVGVQGTVRLKHL
- a CDS encoding NIL domain-containing protein produces the protein MTITNKKISLRFPRHLVDRPVVYHLIKDYNLELNILKATISSEEGHMVLELRGERADFDKGIEYLTKTGLIIDTLCREVTRNEARCTDCGACVTICPAQAFSVDSISRDITFDEEKCVVCGMCILSCPSRSMELHF
- a CDS encoding homocysteine biosynthesis protein, with protein sequence MAKTIEEINHKIRSGKAVVFTAEEIIGVVKEHGLKTAAAMVDVVTTGTFGPMCSSSAYFNIGHSKPRIKLGGGKISLNDVPAYAGFAAVDVMIGANALPDDDPRNRFHPGEFNYGGGHVIEELVAGKNIKLVATAYGTDCYPRKKLETWINIKDLNEAVLFNMRNSYQNYNVAVNLSDKAIYTYMGTLKPNMGNVNYCSAGQLSPLLNDPYYKTIGIGTKIFLGGGEGFIAWQGTQFNPGVPRTETGVPKRGSGTLAVIGDLKQMNSRYLMGTSMLGYGVTISVGLGVPIPILDEDILRHTTVTDDEIFAAVIDYSGAYPNVKPDIVAEVSYGELRTGNVMINGRKVPSASLSSYPRAREIATTLKEWISGGKFELTQPVASLPGVESGVKFKLLNERPINGSGG